From the Halococcus sediminicola genome, the window GGACGTTCGAAGTCCACTCGATCAACGTCGGTCAGAGCGATTCGACGCTCATCATCGGGCCGACCAACCAGACCATGCTGATCGATACGGGTGACTACCGCGATGACGGTGAGGTTGTGCTCGATTACCTCAAGAAACACAATATTGACCGTATCGATTATCTCGTGACGTCGCACGTCGATGCCGACCACATCGGCGGCAACGCCGCTGTCATCAACTACTACGAGACTGAGGCCAACGGCGTCGGTGCGGTCTACGACCCCGGGATCGCCTCGAACTCCCAGACATACCAAGACTACCTCAACGCGATCGAGAAATACAACGTCACGCTGTATGAGGCTCGTGCTGGTGACGATATCCCGTTCGAGGACGTTCAAACCCAGGTGTTGAACCCTCCTGAGAAGTACATCGACAGCGAACAGCGCAACGAAAACAGCATCGTGCTGCGACTCACGTTCGGACAGACGAGGTTCATCCTGCCGGGCGATATCGAAGAGACGGGTGAGAGCCATCTCGTGGACGAATACGGCGCTCGGCTCAACTCCACGATATTGAAAGCCGCCCACCACGGGAGCGGTGGCAGTAGCACCAACTTGTTCCTCGATGCCGTCTCGCCGAAGGTGGCGCTCATATCGAGCGCCTACGATTCACAGTACGGCCATCCACGGCCCGAGACGCTTCGTCGACTTGCCGACCACAATATCGAGACCTACTGGACGGCGACGCACGGGAATATCGTCCTCGCCAGCGATGGAACGACGATCGATATCGCCACACAACGACAGGCCCCGACCGATCCGATTTCGGTTCGGGATGGTGACCCGGTCGAACCCGGTACGGGTGGACCAGTCACCCATCGCGAGACCATTCAGGT encodes:
- a CDS encoding lamin tail domain-containing protein — protein: MNRRLLGVIFIAVLLVFAGCSSGSSTSTQTSTGSQSDTAAGSVSVTTSTNATTNLPNTPPNTSASPQARSSVNGTFEVHSINVGQSDSTLIIGPTNQTMLIDTGDYRDDGEVVLDYLKKHNIDRIDYLVTSHVDADHIGGNAAVINYYETEANGVGAVYDPGIASNSQTYQDYLNAIEKYNVTLYEARAGDDIPFEDVQTQVLNPPEKYIDSEQRNENSIVLRLTFGQTRFILPGDIEETGESHLVDEYGARLNSTILKAAHHGSGGSSTNLFLDAVSPKVALISSAYDSQYGHPRPETLRRLADHNIETYWTATHGNIVLASDGTTIDIATQRQAPTDPISVRDGDPVEPGTGGPVTHRETIQVAAGSSPPSETETNTPAPTTTAPAPSGTGTSVATDGGTATTAPVTGDNSLAVKTVHADAEGDDTDNLNDEYVVFTNTGSRSLDVSGWTVSDASSHTYTIPSGTTLEAGETLTLHTGEGTDDGSNLYWGSGSAIWNNGGDTITITNAQGEQVLKEEY